In Acidaminococcus timonensis, one DNA window encodes the following:
- a CDS encoding CitMHS family transporter has translation MFLGIVGFLMVVIIVAALIRGKSNPVPLFVMVPVIAALICGFTPVQIFDFVKAGVSKTWSTAVLFIFSIVYFSMMGDMGLFDPMVNWLVKKAGSNIMLVTIATACIAVISHLDGALASTLLITIPAMLPIYKKLHMRPVVLVCIIGAAMSIMNLLPWGGPVARTGVVLNADVNALWQELIPLQGVGLVILMIFAGYMGLVEKRRGAGLVPTGKAAQLQDDDEDKSADDDLSSEDAEFMKRPKMIWFNGLLTLFVIGLLCFTKIPLYGAFMFGLAVALIANFHSAKDQARAIKMHAATALTMPMILLASGVFLGVLSKTGMMKAMAQMLIAIVPAALGPHLQDVFGFFAVPIGMMLGTDSYFFGLLPLAIGVGQQFGVDPHNMAMAMLIGKNYGVMVTPHAATTFLACGLAGISLKELLTFCAPRLWVLSWISLACGLMLGLFHL, from the coding sequence ATGTTCTTGGGCATTGTTGGTTTCTTGATGGTTGTCATCATCGTAGCCGCCCTGATCCGTGGGAAATCCAACCCGGTACCTCTGTTCGTCATGGTACCTGTGATCGCGGCGCTGATCTGCGGGTTTACCCCTGTCCAGATCTTTGATTTCGTGAAGGCCGGTGTCTCCAAGACCTGGTCCACGGCTGTACTGTTCATCTTCTCCATCGTATACTTCTCCATGATGGGTGATATGGGGCTGTTCGACCCCATGGTAAACTGGCTGGTGAAAAAAGCCGGTTCCAACATCATGCTGGTCACCATCGCAACGGCCTGCATCGCCGTTATCTCCCACCTGGATGGCGCTCTGGCTTCCACCCTGCTGATCACCATCCCCGCCATGCTGCCGATCTACAAGAAGCTGCATATGCGTCCGGTGGTCCTGGTCTGCATCATCGGTGCTGCCATGTCCATCATGAACCTGCTGCCCTGGGGCGGTCCTGTGGCCCGTACCGGCGTGGTGCTGAACGCGGATGTAAACGCCCTGTGGCAGGAACTGATTCCCCTGCAGGGGGTAGGCCTGGTGATCCTGATGATCTTCGCCGGCTATATGGGCCTGGTGGAAAAACGCCGTGGCGCCGGCCTGGTCCCCACTGGCAAAGCTGCCCAGCTGCAGGATGATGATGAAGACAAATCCGCTGACGATGATCTGTCCTCTGAAGATGCAGAATTCATGAAACGGCCCAAGATGATCTGGTTCAACGGCCTGCTGACCCTGTTCGTCATCGGCCTGCTGTGCTTCACCAAGATTCCTCTGTACGGCGCCTTCATGTTCGGTCTGGCTGTGGCCCTGATTGCCAACTTCCATTCCGCCAAAGACCAGGCTCGTGCCATTAAGATGCACGCTGCCACCGCTCTGACCATGCCCATGATCCTGCTGGCTTCCGGCGTGTTCCTGGGTGTGCTGTCCAAGACCGGCATGATGAAGGCCATGGCCCAGATGCTGATCGCCATCGTACCGGCCGCCCTGGGTCCCCATCTGCAGGATGTGTTCGGATTCTTCGCAGTGCCCATCGGCATGATGCTGGGCACCGACTCCTACTTCTTCGGCCTGCTGCCTCTGGCCATCGGTGTGGGGCAACAGTTCGGCGTAGATCCTCACAACATGGCCATGGCCATGCTGATCGGCAAGAACTACGGCGTCATGGTGACTCCGCATGCTGCCACCACCTTCCTGGCCTGCGGCCTGGCCGGCATCTCCCTGAAAGAGCTGCTGACCTTCTGCGCACCGCGCCTGTGGGTCCTGTCCTGGATCTCTCTGGCCTGCGGTCTGATGCTGGGTCTGTTCCACCTCTGA
- a CDS encoding CitMHS family transporter gives MFLGVVGFLMVIIIVAALIRGKSNPVPLFVMVPVIAALICGFTPVQIFDFVKAGVSKTWSTAVLFIFSIVYFSMMGDMGLFDPMVNWLVKKAGSNIMMVTIATACIAVISHLDGALASTLLITIPAMLPIYKKLHMRPVVLVCIIGAAMSIMNLLPWGGPVARTGVVLNADVNELWQELLPLQGVGLVILMIFAGYMGLLEKRRGAGLVPTGKAAQLHDEDDEQSHDDDLSSEDAEFMKRPKMIWFNGLLTLFVIGLLCFTKIPLYGAFMFGLAVALIANFHSAKDQARAIKMHAATALTMPMILLASGVFLGVLSKTGMMKAMAQMLIAIVPAALGPHLQDVFGFFAVPIGMMLGTDSYFFGLLPLAIGVGQQFGVDPHNMAMAMLIGKNYGVMVTPHAATTFLACGLAGISLKEMLTFCAPRLWVLSWISLACGLMLGLFHL, from the coding sequence ATGTTTTTGGGCGTAGTTGGTTTCTTGATGGTTATCATCATCGTAGCCGCCCTGATCCGTGGGAAATCCAACCCGGTACCTCTGTTCGTCATGGTACCTGTGATCGCGGCGCTGATCTGCGGGTTCACCCCTGTCCAGATCTTTGATTTCGTAAAGGCCGGTGTTTCCAAGACCTGGTCTACCGCTGTACTGTTCATCTTCTCCATCGTATACTTCTCCATGATGGGTGATATGGGCCTGTTCGACCCCATGGTGAACTGGCTGGTGAAAAAAGCCGGTTCCAACATCATGATGGTTACCATCGCAACGGCCTGCATCGCCGTTATCTCCCACCTGGATGGCGCTCTGGCTTCCACCCTGCTGATCACCATCCCCGCCATGCTGCCGATCTACAAGAAGCTGCATATGCGTCCGGTGGTCCTGGTCTGCATCATCGGTGCTGCCATGTCCATCATGAACCTGCTGCCCTGGGGCGGTCCTGTGGCCCGTACCGGCGTGGTGCTGAACGCGGACGTAAACGAACTGTGGCAGGAACTGCTGCCTCTGCAGGGTGTGGGTCTGGTCATCCTGATGATTTTCGCCGGCTATATGGGCCTGCTGGAAAAACGCCGCGGCGCTGGCCTGGTTCCCACTGGCAAAGCTGCCCAGCTGCATGACGAGGACGATGAACAGTCCCACGACGATGACCTGTCCTCTGAAGATGCAGAATTCATGAAACGGCCCAAGATGATCTGGTTCAACGGCCTGCTGACCCTGTTCGTCATCGGCCTGCTGTGCTTCACCAAGATTCCTCTGTACGGCGCCTTCATGTTCGGTCTGGCTGTGGCCCTGATCGCCAACTTCCATTCCGCCAAAGACCAGGCTCGTGCCATTAAAATGCACGCTGCCACCGCTCTGACCATGCCCATGATCCTGCTGGCTTCCGGCGTGTTCCTGGGTGTGCTGTCCAAGACCGGCATGATGAAGGCCATGGCCCAGATGCTGATCGCCATCGTACCGGCCGCCCTGGGTCCCCATCTGCAGGATGTGTTCGGATTCTTCGCAGTGCCCATCGGCATGATGCTGGGCACCGACTCCTACTTCTTCGGCCTGCTGCCTCTGGCCATCGGTGTGGGGCAACAGTTCGGCGTTGACCCGCACAACATGGCCATGGCCATGCTGATCGGCAAGAACTACGGCGTTATGGTGACTCCGCATGCTGCCACCACCTTCCTGGCCTGCGGCCTGGCCGGCATCTCCCTGAAAGAAATGCTGACCTTCTGCGCACCGCGCCTGTGGGTCCTGTCCTGGATCTCTCTGGCCTGCGGTCTGATGCTGGGTCTGTTCCATCTCTGA